Proteins encoded together in one Vitis vinifera cultivar Pinot Noir 40024 chromosome 4, ASM3070453v1 window:
- the LOC100247956 gene encoding protein DJ-1 homolog D, whose protein sequence is MAKSVLILCGDYMEDYEVMVPFQALLAYGVSVHAVCPGKKAGDVCRTAVHQGLGHQTYSESRGHNFTVNATFDEVDASKYDGLVIPGGRAPEYLAMNESVLDLVRKFFSSGKPIASICHGQLILAASGSVRGRKCTAYPAVGPALIAAGAHWVEPETMSACVIDGNLITAATYIGHPGFIQLFVKALGGTITGSDKRILFLCGDYMEDYEVMVPFQSFQALECHVDAVCPKKKAGETCPTAIHDFEGDQTYSEKPGHDFTLTATFEDLNIPSYDALVIPGGRAPEYLALNEKVIALVKEFMEAGKPVASICHGQQILAAAGVLKGKKCTAYPAVKLNVVLSGATWLEPEPIDRCFTDGNLVTGAAWPGHPEFISQLMTLLGIQVLF, encoded by the exons ATGGCCAAGAGCGTTCTCATCCTCTGCGGCGATTACATGGAAGACTATGAG GTGATGGTTCCCTTTCAAGCGTTGCTGGCCTACGGAGTCTCCGTCCACGCCGTTTGCCCTGGAAAGAAAGCCGGCGACGTCTGCCGGACTGCTGTTCATCAGGGCCTTGGTCATCAG ACTTATTCTGAGTCACGGGGTCACAACTTCACAGTCAATGCAACCTTTGATGAGGTTGACGCAAGCAAATATGATGGACTTGTTATTCCAGGAGGGCGGGCTCCAGAATATCTTGCAATGAATGAATCTGTTTTGGACTTGGTACGCAAATTTTTTAGCTCTGGAAAACCAATTGCCTCTATTTGCCATGGGCAGTTAATCTTGGCAGCTTCAGGCTCAGTCAGAGGACGGAAGTGCACAGCTTACCCTGCTGTGGGACCTGCACTCATTGCTGCAGGAGCTCATTGGGTAGAACCTGAGACCATGTCAGCATGTGTTATTGATGGTAACCTTATTACTGCAGCAACTTACATAGGTCATCCTGGGTTCATCCAGCTTTTTGTAAAAGCACTAGGAGGCACCATAACTGGTTCAGATAAACGGATTCTATTTTTGTGTGGG GATTACATGGAAGACTATGAGGTAATGGTCCCTTTTCAATCCTTTCAAGCTCTTGAATGCCATGTTGATGCGGTTTGCCCGAAGAAGAAGGCCGGTGAGACCTGTCCAACTGCTATTCATGATTTTGAAGGTGATCAAACTTACAGTGAGAAGCCAGGCCATGATTTCACTCTAACAGCCACTTTTGAAGATCTAAACATCCCAAGCTATGATGCTCTTGTTATACCTGGAGGCCGAGCCCCAGAATATTTGGCATTAAATGAGAAAGTAATTGCCTTAGTGAAGGAATTCATGGAGGCAGGAAAGCCAGTTGCATCCATTTGCCACGGACAACAGATTTTAGCTGCTGCTGGAGTTCTCAAG GGAAAGAAATGCACTGCATATCCTGCTGTGAAACTCAATGTAGTCTTGTCTGGGGCTACATGGTTAGAACCTGAGCCAATAGATCGCTGTTTCACAGATGGAAATTTGGTAACTGGAGCTGCTTGGCCGGGCCATCCAGAGTTCATCTCTCAGTTGATGACGTTGCTCGGTATCCAGGTCTTGTTCTAG
- the LOC100242814 gene encoding protein OXIDATIVE STRESS 3 yields the protein MERMFEFSSFSASCLKGKGGIGMMEEGEIDGGDSASSSASEVSVGVGSCESDSMEEFTSSASSSPPSQDQLAPPATALHDMSSLFQHLPFKRGLSKYYQGKSESFTSLSNVRCLEDLAKPENPYNKKLKTSRSYGGGLSEKIDDTHKSSPPKRLHPRLISKKASRGRCSQMNLNAKSRVNFLLGS from the exons ATGGAAAGAATGTTCGagttttcttccttttctgcTTCTTGTTTGAAGGGTAAAGGCGGTATCGGGATGATGGAGGAAGGTGAAATTGATGGGGGTGATTCAGCGTCTTCGTCTGCATCTGAAGTTTCTGTTGGTGTGGGCTCATGTGAATCGGATTCAATGGAGGAATTCACTTCTTCGGCCTCTTCTTCACCCCCATCACAAGATCAGCTTGCACCACCTGCAACCGCTTTGCATGACATGTCTTCTCTTTTTCAGCATCTTCCCTTCAA GAGGGGTCTATCAAAGTATTACCAAGGGAAATCAGAGTCATTTACATCTTTATCAAACGTGAGATGCTTGGAGGATTTGGCCAAGCCTGAGAACCCTTACAATAAGAAGCTGAAGACCAGCAGAAGCTATGGAGGAGGCTTATCGGAGAAGATCGATGATACCCACAAATCATCCCCTCCAAAACGTCTGCATCCAAGACTCATCTCAAAAAAGGCATCAAGGGGTCGTTGTTCTCAAATGAATTTGAATGCAAAGAGCAGGGTTAATTTCCTGCTGGGAAGCTGA